A genome region from Chengkuizengella sp. SCS-71B includes the following:
- a CDS encoding peptidase G2 autoproteolytic cleavage domain-containing protein, which yields MEKRQELNPEYDPDKQYVPRSERPEWEAGMQF from the coding sequence ATCGAAAAAAGACAAGAGCTAAATCCAGAATATGATCCAGACAAACAATATGTTCCAAGATCAGAAAGACCAGAATGGGAAGCTGGTATGCAATTTTAA